A DNA window from Camelina sativa cultivar DH55 chromosome 13, Cs, whole genome shotgun sequence contains the following coding sequences:
- the LOC104736623 gene encoding uncharacterized protein LOC104736623, producing MRLFFVFAILFGFYSVVYGKGSLAIDMKLKALNKHALKTIKSEDGDIIDCIDIYKQHAFDHPALRNHKIQMKPSVEFGAMKTTIPNNGSDEQITSQIWSKSGDCPTGTIPEAVLIALGYNYLGAQSDINVWNPPRVQASDYISSQIWLLAGLSDTFESIEAGWAVNPSVFGDSRTRLFTYWTKDGYDQTGCFNLLCSGFVQTSTKFALGGAIEPVSTPSQKQYYFTASMSLDTGNGNWWLVYANHVVGYWPGSLFSYLKHSATAVQWGGEVHSPNVRKKPHTRTSMGSGQWASYLWAEASYHTNIRVKDNSLQIKYPTYLSEYADEYNCYSTKLYRTTYKSEPHFYFGGPGQNSRCP from the exons ATGAGATTGTTCTTTGTGTTTGCGATTCTCTTTGGCTTTTACAGTGTGGTCTATGGAAAAGGTTCTTTAGCTATCGATATGAAACTGAAGGCTCTTAATAAACATGCGTTGAAGACCATCAAG AGTGAAGATGGAGATATAATAGATTGTATTGATATCTATAAACAACATGCCTTTGATCATCCCGCTTTAAGAAACCACAAAATTCAG ATGAAACCAAGTGTCGAGTTTGGTGCAATGAAGACTACTATTCCAAACAACGGTTCTGATGAACAAATAACGTCTCAGATTTGGTCCAAATCTGGAGACTGTCCTACTGGGACAATACCG GAGGCAGTGCTTATCGCCCTAGGGTACAATTATCTTGGCGCTCAATCCGATATAAATGTGTGGAACCCTCCGAGGGTTCAGGCCAGCGATTACATCTCTTCTCAGATATGGCTACTTGCTGGACTCTCAGATACGTTTGAAAGCATAGAAGCTGGTTGGGCG GTGAATCCAAGCGTTTTCGGGGACTCACGCACACGTCTCTTCACCTATTGGACT AAAGATGGATATGATCAAACAGGGTGCTTCAACCTCTTATGTTCTGGTTTTGTACAAACAAGTACTAAGTTTGCCTTAGGTGGAGCAATAGAACCCGTTTCGACTCCCTCGCAAAAACAATATTACTTCACAGCCAGCATGTCCTTG GATACAGGCAACGGGAATTGGTGGCTTGTTTACGCAAACCACGTGGTAGGTTATTGGCCAGGGTCACTCTTTAGTTACCTCAAACATAGCGCAACTGCGGTGCAGTGGGGTGGAGAAGTCCATAGTCCTAACGTGCGGAAGAAGCCGCACACAAGAACTTCAATGGGGAGTGGACAATGGGCATCTTACTTGTGGGCCGAAGCTAGTTACCACACAAACATTAGGGTCAAGGACAATTCTTTGCAGATAAAATACCCCACGTATCTATCCGAGTACGCTGATGAGTACAACTGTTATTCTACAAAGCTGTATCGGACAACGTATAAGTCAGAGCCTCACTTTTACTTTGGAGGACCTGGCCAGAATTCTCGTTGTCCTTAA